The following proteins are co-located in the Citrobacter freundii ATCC 8090 = MTCC 1658 = NBRC 12681 genome:
- the scpA gene encoding methylmalonyl-CoA mutase, translated as MANVQEWQTLANKELSRREKTVESLERQTAEGIAIKPLYTEADLDNLEVTGTLPGLPPYVRGPRATMYTAQPWTIRQYAGFSTAKESNAFYRRNLAAGQKGLSVAFDLATHRGYDSDNPRVAGDVGKAGVAIDTVEDMKVLFDQIPLDKMSVSMTMNGAVLPVLAFYIVAAEEQGVTPEQLTGTIQNDILKEYLCRNTYIYPPKPSMRIIADIIAWCSANMPRYNTISISGYHMGEAGANCVQQVAFTLADGIEYIKAALSAGLKIDDFAPRLSFFFGIGMDLFMNVAMLRAARYLWSEAVSGFGANNPKSLALRTHCQTSGWSLTEQDPYNNVIRTTIEALGATLGGTQSLHTNAFDEALGLPTDFSARIARNTQIIIQEESEICRTVDPLAGSYYVESLTDQIVKQARTIIKQIDEAGGMAKAIEAGLPKRMIEEASAREQSLIDQGKRVIVGVNKYKLDKEDETSVLEIDNVKVRNEQIASLQHIRATRDTDAVNAALAALTHAAQHNENLLAAAVNAARVRATLGEISDALETAFDRYLVPSQCVTGVIAQSYHQSDKSADEFDAIVAQTEQFLAENGRRPRILIAKMGQDGHDRGAKVIASAYSDLGFDVDLSPMFSTPEEIARLAVENDVHVIGASSLAAGHKTLIPELVTALKKWGREDICVVAGGVIPPQDYAFLHEHGVAAIYGPGTPMLDSVRDVLTRISQHHD; from the coding sequence ATGGCAAACGTGCAGGAGTGGCAAACACTCGCTAATAAAGAACTCAGTCGACGGGAAAAAACCGTCGAATCGCTGGAAAGACAGACGGCGGAAGGAATTGCCATCAAGCCGCTGTACACTGAAGCGGACCTCGATAATCTGGAAGTCACGGGCACTCTTCCCGGCCTACCGCCTTACGTGCGTGGCCCACGCGCCACCATGTATACCGCGCAGCCGTGGACCATTCGCCAGTACGCTGGTTTCTCTACCGCCAAAGAGTCCAACGCCTTTTACCGCCGCAACCTCGCCGCCGGGCAAAAAGGACTTTCCGTCGCCTTTGACCTTGCCACCCATCGCGGCTATGACTCTGACAACCCGCGCGTGGCAGGCGACGTCGGCAAAGCGGGCGTGGCGATCGATACTGTCGAAGATATGAAGGTGCTGTTCGACCAGATTCCGCTGGATAAGATGTCGGTATCAATGACCATGAACGGCGCGGTGCTGCCGGTACTGGCGTTTTATATCGTCGCTGCAGAAGAACAAGGCGTAACGCCGGAGCAACTCACCGGGACCATTCAGAACGATATTCTGAAAGAGTACCTGTGCCGCAACACCTACATTTACCCGCCAAAACCTTCAATGCGCATCATCGCCGACATCATCGCCTGGTGTTCCGCCAATATGCCGCGCTATAACACCATCAGTATCAGCGGTTATCACATGGGGGAAGCCGGGGCGAACTGCGTCCAGCAGGTGGCGTTTACGCTGGCTGACGGCATTGAGTACATCAAAGCCGCGCTGTCTGCCGGGCTGAAAATTGATGACTTCGCGCCGCGCCTGTCATTCTTCTTCGGCATCGGCATGGATCTGTTTATGAACGTAGCCATGCTGCGCGCGGCTCGCTATTTGTGGAGTGAAGCAGTCAGCGGTTTTGGCGCAAACAACCCGAAATCTCTCGCTCTGCGTACCCACTGCCAGACCTCCGGCTGGAGTCTGACCGAGCAGGATCCTTACAACAACGTGATCCGCACGACCATTGAAGCGCTCGGCGCTACGCTTGGCGGCACCCAGTCTCTGCATACCAACGCCTTTGATGAGGCGCTCGGGCTACCCACCGATTTCTCCGCCCGCATCGCGCGTAATACACAGATCATCATTCAGGAAGAGTCAGAGATCTGCCGCACCGTCGATCCGCTGGCCGGATCGTATTACGTCGAGTCACTCACCGATCAAATCGTGAAGCAGGCGCGCACGATCATCAAACAAATTGATGAGGCAGGCGGCATGGCGAAAGCGATCGAAGCCGGGCTCCCTAAACGGATGATCGAAGAAGCTTCCGCGCGCGAGCAGTCGCTGATCGACCAGGGTAAACGCGTTATCGTCGGTGTGAATAAGTACAAGCTGGATAAAGAAGACGAAACGTCGGTACTGGAAATCGACAACGTGAAGGTACGCAACGAGCAAATTGCCTCGTTGCAGCATATCCGTGCAACTCGCGACACAGATGCCGTCAATGCCGCACTCGCGGCGCTGACCCACGCCGCGCAGCATAATGAAAATCTACTGGCCGCCGCCGTTAACGCAGCCCGCGTTCGCGCCACGCTTGGTGAGATCTCCGACGCGCTGGAAACCGCTTTTGACCGCTATCTGGTTCCCAGCCAGTGCGTAACCGGCGTGATTGCGCAAAGCTATCACCAGTCCGACAAATCCGCCGATGAGTTCGACGCCATTGTTGCGCAAACCGAACAGTTCCTCGCGGAAAATGGTCGCCGACCGAGGATCCTGATCGCCAAGATGGGCCAGGATGGTCACGATCGTGGCGCGAAAGTGATCGCCAGCGCCTACTCCGATCTCGGCTTCGATGTTGACCTCAGTCCGATGTTCTCCACACCAGAAGAGATCGCCCGTCTGGCGGTAGAAAACGATGTGCATGTAATAGGCGCATCGTCACTGGCGGCAGGTCATAAAACGCTGATCCCGGAACTGGTTACCGCGCTCAAAAAATGGGGGCGTGAAGATATCTGCGTGGTAGCAGGAGGCGTTATTCCGCCACAGGATTACGCCTTCCTGCACGAGCATGGTGTGGCTGCCATTTATGGCCCCGGCACGCCAATGCTCGACAGCGTCCGCGATGTGTTAACCCGTATCAGTCAGCATCATGATTAA
- the meaB gene encoding methylmalonyl Co-A mutase-associated GTPase MeaB: protein MINAATLEDTVRRLRLGERATLAQAMTLVESSHPRHQPLSTQLLDAIMPFTGNALRLGITGTPGAGKSTFLEAFGMLLIRHGLRVAVIAVDPSSPVSGGSILGDKTRMTELSRAESAFIRPVPSSGHLGGASQRARELMLLCEAAGFDVVIVETVGVGQSETEVAGMVDCFISLQIAGGGDDLQGIKKGLMEMADLVVINKDDGENHASVAIARHMYESALHILRRKYDEWQPLVLTCSALEKRGIEEVWQAITDFKTCLTASGRLEKVRQQQAVDWLHQQAEEEALHLLFARTDFDRYFQQTLQAVKNNDLSPRTGLRHISEFIQHHYFQ from the coding sequence ATGATTAACGCCGCCACGCTTGAGGATACCGTCCGCCGCTTGCGGCTTGGCGAGCGGGCTACGCTCGCCCAGGCAATGACGCTGGTCGAAAGCAGCCACCCGCGCCACCAGCCGCTGAGTACACAGTTGCTGGACGCAATTATGCCGTTCACCGGTAACGCCCTGCGTTTGGGGATAACCGGTACGCCGGGCGCGGGCAAAAGCACCTTTCTGGAAGCATTCGGCATGCTGTTAATCCGTCACGGATTACGGGTGGCTGTGATCGCCGTCGATCCCAGCAGCCCGGTCAGCGGCGGCAGCATTCTTGGCGATAAAACCCGCATGACGGAGCTGTCTCGCGCCGAATCTGCGTTTATTCGCCCGGTCCCTTCCAGCGGTCATTTAGGCGGAGCCAGCCAGCGCGCCCGCGAATTAATGCTGTTGTGCGAGGCGGCTGGCTTTGACGTGGTGATTGTAGAAACCGTCGGCGTTGGGCAGTCAGAAACCGAAGTCGCAGGCATGGTGGATTGCTTTATCTCCCTGCAAATCGCTGGCGGTGGCGACGACTTGCAAGGCATCAAGAAAGGTCTGATGGAAATGGCGGATCTAGTCGTCATCAACAAGGACGACGGTGAGAACCATGCCAGCGTGGCCATCGCCCGCCATATGTACGAATCCGCCCTGCATATTCTGCGCCGCAAATATGACGAGTGGCAGCCGCTGGTTCTGACCTGTAGCGCCCTGGAAAAACGCGGTATTGAGGAGGTCTGGCAGGCAATAACCGACTTTAAAACGTGCCTTACCGCCAGCGGTCGACTGGAAAAAGTCCGCCAGCAGCAGGCGGTGGACTGGTTACACCAGCAGGCTGAAGAAGAAGCCCTACATCTGCTGTTTGCGCGGACTGATTTCGACCGCTATTTCCAGCAGACGCTACAGGCCGTCAAAAATAACGATCTGTCGCCGCGCACCGGTCTGCGGCACATCAGCGAATTTATCCAGCATCATTACTTTCAATAA
- the scpB gene encoding methylmalonyl-CoA decarboxylase — protein sequence MSYQYVNVVIIQKVAVIEFNYARKLNALSKVFIDDLMQALSDLNRADIRCIILRAPSGAKVFSAGHDIHELPTGRRDPLSYDDPLRQITRMIQKYPKPVISMVEGSVWGGAFEMIMSSDLIIAAETSTFSMTPVNLGVPYNLVGIHNLTRDAGFHIVKELIFTASPITAQRAMAVGILNHVVPVDELEDFTLQMAHHISEKAPLAIAVIKEELRVLGEAHTMNSDEFERIQGMRRAVYDSEDYQEGMNAFMEKRKPNFVGH from the coding sequence ATGTCTTATCAATACGTCAACGTGGTCATCATCCAGAAAGTCGCGGTTATTGAGTTCAATTACGCCCGCAAGCTCAATGCCCTGAGTAAAGTGTTTATTGACGATCTGATGCAGGCGCTGAGCGATCTCAATCGTGCGGACATTCGCTGCATCATTCTGCGCGCTCCGAGTGGAGCCAAAGTTTTCTCCGCCGGGCATGATATTCATGAACTCCCGACCGGACGTCGCGATCCGCTCTCCTATGACGATCCGCTGCGTCAGATAACCCGCATGATCCAAAAATATCCAAAACCGGTGATCTCTATGGTTGAAGGCAGCGTCTGGGGCGGCGCATTTGAGATGATCATGAGTTCCGATCTGATCATCGCCGCTGAAACATCCACCTTCTCGATGACCCCGGTCAACCTCGGCGTGCCGTATAACCTGGTCGGCATCCACAACCTGACTCGCGACGCCGGTTTTCACATCGTGAAAGAGCTGATCTTTACCGCCTCACCGATTACCGCTCAGCGTGCGATGGCCGTCGGGATCCTCAACCATGTGGTTCCTGTAGACGAACTGGAGGATTTCACTCTGCAAATGGCGCACCACATCTCGGAGAAAGCGCCGCTGGCGATCGCCGTCATTAAAGAAGAGCTGCGCGTGCTGGGTGAAGCGCACACCATGAATTCCGATGAGTTCGAGCGCATTCAGGGCATGCGCCGCGCGGTGTACGACAGCGAGGATTATCAGGAAGGGATGAACGCGTTTATGGAAAAACGTAAACCTAATTTTGTCGGCCATTAA
- a CDS encoding acetyl-CoA hydrolase/transferase family protein encodes MKRMSAEQAAEIIQHDDMVAFSGFTPAGSPKALPTAISQRACEQHQNGQPFQIRLLTGASIGAAADDVLSAADAVSWRAPYQTSSGLRDKINQGQVRFVDLHLSEVAQMVNYGFFGEIDVAVIEASAIAPDGRIWLSSGIGNAPTWLLRAKKVIIELNHYHNPRVAEFADIVIPGAPPRRNSVPIFHTMDRVGSQCVQIDPKKVVAVVDTELPDAGNASDKTNPVSQQIADNVVSFLLAEMAHKRIPAEFLPLQSGVGNINNAVMARLGENPDIPPFMMYSEVLQESVVHLLETGKITGASASSLTISAPSLQKIYDNMDFFASRIVLRPQEISNNPEIIRRLGVIALNVGLEFDIYGHANSTHVAGVNLMNGIGGSGDFERNAYLSIFMAPSIAKGGKISTIVPMCSHVDHSEHSVKVIVTEQGIADLRGLSPMQRAHTIINNCAHPLYRDYLHRYLEKAPGGHIHHDLSHAFDLHRNLLETGSMLG; translated from the coding sequence ATGAAACGGATGAGCGCCGAACAGGCGGCAGAAATTATCCAGCACGATGATATGGTGGCGTTTAGCGGCTTTACCCCCGCGGGTTCGCCAAAAGCGTTACCCACCGCAATTTCCCAACGCGCCTGCGAACAGCATCAGAACGGACAGCCTTTTCAGATCCGCCTGCTGACCGGAGCATCAATTGGCGCCGCCGCTGATGACGTACTATCCGCGGCGGATGCCGTTTCCTGGCGTGCGCCTTATCAAACGTCATCGGGCCTGCGCGACAAAATTAATCAGGGCCAGGTGAGATTTGTCGATCTCCATTTGAGCGAAGTGGCGCAAATGGTTAATTACGGCTTTTTTGGCGAGATCGATGTTGCCGTCATTGAAGCCTCAGCCATCGCGCCGGATGGCCGGATTTGGCTGTCCAGCGGTATCGGTAATGCCCCCACCTGGCTGCTGCGGGCGAAAAAAGTGATCATTGAATTGAATCATTACCATAATCCGCGTGTGGCGGAGTTTGCCGACATCGTGATACCCGGTGCGCCGCCGCGGCGTAACAGCGTACCCATTTTTCATACCATGGATCGCGTAGGCAGTCAGTGCGTACAGATAGACCCCAAAAAGGTGGTTGCGGTGGTGGATACCGAACTGCCCGATGCAGGAAATGCATCGGATAAAACCAATCCGGTCAGCCAACAAATTGCCGATAACGTAGTCTCTTTTCTGCTGGCAGAAATGGCGCACAAACGCATTCCAGCTGAGTTTCTGCCCTTACAAAGCGGGGTGGGCAATATCAACAACGCGGTAATGGCTCGACTGGGCGAGAACCCGGATATCCCGCCCTTTATGATGTATTCGGAGGTGTTGCAGGAGTCGGTGGTGCATCTGCTGGAAACGGGCAAGATAACTGGTGCCAGCGCCTCCAGCCTGACCATTTCAGCCCCGTCGCTACAGAAGATTTACGACAACATGGACTTCTTCGCCAGCCGGATTGTGTTGCGCCCGCAGGAGATCTCCAATAACCCGGAAATCATTCGTCGGCTGGGGGTTATTGCGCTCAACGTCGGTCTGGAGTTTGATATCTACGGTCATGCCAATTCCACGCACGTTGCGGGGGTGAACCTGATGAATGGCATCGGCGGCAGCGGAGATTTCGAGCGCAACGCCTACCTGTCTATCTTTATGGCGCCGTCGATTGCCAAAGGCGGGAAAATCTCAACCATCGTACCGATGTGCAGCCATGTCGACCACAGTGAACATAGCGTTAAAGTGATCGTGACCGAACAAGGGATTGCCGATCTGCGTGGGTTATCTCCGATGCAGCGGGCGCACACAATTATCAATAACTGTGCGCATCCGCTTTACAGAGATTACTTGCACCGCTATCTGGAGAAAGCGCCCGGCGGGCATATCCATCACGATCTCAGCCATGCGTTCGATCTGCATCGCAACCTTCTCGAAACAGGCTCGATGCTAGGTTAA
- the srsR gene encoding LysR family transcriptional regulator SrsR → MDIFISKKMRNFILLAQTNNIARAAEKIHMTASPFGKSIAALEDQIGYTLFTRKDNNISLNKAGQELYQKLFPVYQRLSAIDNEIHNASRRSREIVIGIDNTYPTIIFDQLISLGDKYDGVTAQAVEFSENGVIDNLFDRKLDFIISPQHVSPRVQELENLAISELPPLRLGFLVSRRYEEKQPQDLLRELPWLQMRFQNRANFEAMLDAYMRPCGINPTIIYRPYSFMAKISAVERGQFLTVIPHFAWRLVNPSTLKYFDAPGSPMYMQEFLYSLKNHRYTATMLQHIAEDRDGSAS, encoded by the coding sequence ATGGATATTTTTATCTCGAAAAAGATGCGTAATTTCATTCTGCTGGCGCAAACCAATAACATCGCCAGAGCGGCAGAAAAAATACATATGACCGCATCGCCCTTCGGTAAAAGCATTGCTGCACTGGAAGATCAAATCGGCTATACGCTGTTTACCCGCAAAGATAACAACATCAGCCTGAATAAAGCAGGACAAGAGCTGTATCAGAAGCTGTTTCCCGTTTATCAGCGTCTCTCTGCCATTGATAACGAAATCCATAACGCCTCTCGCCGCTCGCGGGAAATTGTTATCGGCATCGACAATACCTACCCAACGATTATTTTTGACCAGTTGATTAGCCTTGGTGACAAGTATGACGGTGTGACGGCTCAGGCCGTTGAATTCAGCGAGAATGGGGTGATTGATAACCTGTTCGATCGCAAACTGGATTTTATTATCTCGCCGCAACACGTTTCCCCCCGCGTGCAGGAGCTGGAAAATCTGGCGATCAGCGAACTGCCTCCGCTGCGTCTGGGGTTTCTCGTTTCCCGGCGCTATGAAGAAAAACAGCCGCAGGATCTGCTGCGCGAGCTGCCCTGGCTGCAAATGCGCTTCCAGAATCGCGCCAACTTTGAGGCGATGCTGGATGCATACATGCGACCCTGCGGGATCAACCCGACGATTATCTATCGTCCGTACAGCTTTATGGCCAAGATTAGCGCGGTGGAGCGCGGGCAGTTTTTGACGGTGATCCCTCACTTCGCCTGGCGGTTGGTGAACCCGTCGACGCTGAAATATTTCGACGCGCCCGGCAGTCCCATGTATATGCAGGAGTTTCTCTATTCGCTGAAAAATCATCGCTATACCGCCACCATGCTCCAGCATATTGCTGAAGATCGTGACGGTAGTGCAAGTTAA
- a CDS encoding oxidative stress defense protein has translation MKFKIMALAALVGFSALSVQANELPNGPHIVTSGTASVDATPDIATLAIEVNVAAKDAASAKKQADERVAQYLSFLEQNQIAKKDISAANLRTQPDYDYQNGKSILKGYRAVRTVEVTLRQLDKLNALLDGALKAGLNEIRSVSLGVAQPDAYKDKARKAAIDDAIHQAEQLAAGFNSKLGPVYSVRYHVSNYQPSPMVRMMKADAAPAASAQETYEQPVIQFDDQVDVVFQIEPTAGQPAATPAKTQ, from the coding sequence GTGAAGTTCAAAATAATGGCCCTGGCGGCATTAGTCGGATTCAGCGCACTATCGGTACAGGCAAATGAGCTGCCAAATGGACCGCACATCGTGACTTCCGGAACAGCAAGCGTGGATGCGACACCAGACATAGCTACGCTGGCAATTGAAGTGAACGTTGCTGCCAAGGATGCGGCTTCAGCGAAGAAGCAGGCCGATGAGCGCGTGGCGCAATATCTGTCCTTCCTTGAACAGAACCAGATAGCGAAGAAAGACATTAGCGCGGCCAACCTGCGTACCCAGCCGGATTACGACTACCAGAACGGTAAAAGTATCCTCAAAGGGTATCGTGCGGTGCGCACCGTTGAAGTCACGCTGCGTCAGCTGGACAAACTTAACGCTCTGCTCGATGGCGCGCTGAAGGCTGGTCTGAATGAGATCCGTTCGGTATCGCTTGGTGTTGCCCAACCGGATGCTTACAAAGATAAAGCGCGTAAAGCGGCAATTGATGATGCTATTCATCAGGCAGAACAACTGGCTGCGGGCTTCAATAGCAAACTTGGCCCGGTGTACAGCGTGCGCTACCACGTTTCCAATTATCAGCCTAGCCCGATGGTACGGATGATGAAAGCAGATGCTGCACCTGCTGCTTCTGCTCAGGAAACCTACGAACAGCCGGTTATTCAGTTTGACGATCAGGTTGATGTCGTCTTCCAGATTGAGCCGACGGCGGGGCAACCAGCCGCAACGCCAGCCAAAACTCAGTAA
- the argO gene encoding arginine exporter ArgO, giving the protein MLSYYFQGLALGAAMILPLGPQNAFVMNQGIRRQYHIMIALLCAISDLVLICAGIFGGSALLMQSPWLMALVTWGGVAFLLWYGFGALKTAMSSNLELASAEVMKQGRWKIIATMLAVTWLNPHVYLDTFVVLGSLGGQLDVEPKRWFALGTVSASFLWFFGLALLAAWLAPRLRTAKAQRIINTLVGLVMWFIAFQLAKEGVAHVHALFN; this is encoded by the coding sequence GTGTTATCGTATTACTTTCAAGGGCTTGCACTTGGTGCGGCCATGATTCTTCCGCTTGGTCCGCAAAACGCCTTCGTGATGAACCAGGGCATTCGCCGCCAGTATCACATCATGATTGCTTTACTCTGTGCTATCAGCGATTTAGTGCTGATTTGTGCGGGGATCTTTGGCGGTAGCGCCTTGCTGATGCAGTCACCATGGCTGATGGCGCTGGTCACCTGGGGTGGGGTGGCTTTTTTACTCTGGTACGGTTTCGGGGCGTTAAAAACGGCGATGAGCAGTAACCTGGAACTGGCCAGTGCCGAGGTGATGAAGCAGGGGCGCTGGAAAATCATCGCCACCATGCTGGCGGTGACATGGCTCAATCCCCATGTTTACCTGGATACCTTTGTGGTGCTGGGGAGTCTGGGGGGGCAGCTGGACGTTGAGCCGAAGCGCTGGTTTGCGCTGGGAACCGTCAGCGCTTCGTTCCTGTGGTTTTTCGGTCTGGCATTGCTGGCGGCCTGGCTGGCTCCGCGTCTGCGCACTGCTAAAGCGCAGCGCATCATCAATACGTTGGTAGGATTAGTGATGTGGTTTATTGCTTTTCAACTGGCAAAAGAAGGTGTTGCGCACGTTCATGCGTTGTTCAACTAA
- a CDS encoding small-conductance mechanosensitive channel MscS translates to MEDLNVVDSINGAGTWLVRNQELLLSYAVNIVAAIAIVIIGMIVARIVSNTVNRLMLARKIDATVADFLSALVRYGIIAFTLIAALGRVGVQTASVIAVLGAAGLAVGLALQGSLSNLAAGVLLVMFRPFRAGEYVDLGGVAGTVLNVQIFSTTMRTVDGKIVVIPNGKIIAGNIINFSREPVRRNEFIIGVAYDSDIDQVKKILTDIIQSEDRILKDREMTVRLNELGASSINFVVRVWSNSSDLQSVYWDVLERIKREFDANGISFPYPQMDVNFKRVKERAAE, encoded by the coding sequence ATGGAAGATTTGAATGTTGTCGACAGCATAAACGGTGCGGGCACCTGGCTGGTGCGCAACCAGGAACTGCTGTTGAGCTATGCCGTCAACATCGTTGCGGCCATCGCGATTGTCATTATCGGTATGATCGTGGCGCGCATTGTATCAAATACCGTTAACCGCCTGATGCTGGCGCGTAAAATTGATGCCACTGTTGCCGACTTCCTCTCTGCACTGGTGCGTTACGGTATTATCGCTTTCACGCTGATTGCCGCTCTGGGCCGCGTTGGGGTGCAAACAGCCTCCGTGATCGCCGTTCTCGGTGCCGCAGGTTTAGCCGTCGGTCTGGCGTTGCAAGGTTCGCTGTCCAACCTCGCCGCAGGTGTCCTGCTGGTAATGTTCCGTCCGTTCCGTGCGGGTGAGTATGTCGATCTCGGCGGCGTGGCTGGAACCGTGCTCAACGTGCAGATTTTCTCCACCACCATGCGTACCGTTGACGGTAAGATTGTAGTGATCCCGAACGGTAAAATTATTGCCGGGAACATCATTAACTTCTCTCGTGAGCCGGTTCGTCGTAACGAATTTATTATCGGCGTGGCTTACGACTCCGATATCGATCAGGTGAAAAAAATCCTCACTGATATCATTCAGTCGGAAGATCGCATTCTTAAAGACCGTGAAATGACGGTACGCCTGAATGAGCTGGGGGCTTCCTCAATTAATTTTGTGGTACGCGTCTGGAGCAACAGCAGCGATCTGCAAAGCGTCTACTGGGATGTGCTGGAACGCATTAAGCGCGAGTTCGATGCCAACGGCATCAGCTTCCCGTATCCGCAGATGGATGTGAATTTCAAGCGTGTGAAAGAGCGCGCGGCAGAGTAA
- the fbaA gene encoding class II fructose-bisphosphate aldolase translates to MSKIFDFVKPGVITGDDVQKVFQVAKENNFALPAVNCVGTDSINAVLETAAKVKAPVIVQFSNGGASFIAGKGVKSDVPQGAAILGAISGAHHVHQMAEHYGVPVILHTDHCAKKLLPWIDGLLDAGEKHFAATGKPLFSSHMIDLSEESLEENIEICSKYLARMSKMGMTLEIELGCTGGEEDGVDNSHMDASALYTQPEDVDYAYTELSKISPRFTIAASFGNVHGVYKPGNVVLTPTILRDSQDYVSKKHNLPHNSLNFVFHGGSGSTAQEIKDSVSYGVVKMNIDTDTQWATWEGVLNYYKANEAYLQGQLGNPKGEDQPNKKYYDPRVWLRAGQATMITRLEQAFKELNAVDVL, encoded by the coding sequence ATGTCTAAAATTTTTGATTTCGTAAAACCAGGCGTAATCACTGGTGATGACGTACAGAAAGTTTTCCAGGTAGCTAAAGAAAACAACTTTGCTCTGCCAGCTGTTAACTGCGTGGGTACCGACTCCATCAACGCCGTTTTGGAAACTGCTGCAAAAGTTAAAGCGCCGGTAATCGTACAATTCTCCAACGGTGGTGCTTCTTTCATCGCTGGTAAAGGCGTGAAGTCCGACGTTCCTCAGGGCGCTGCAATCCTGGGTGCTATCTCTGGCGCGCATCACGTTCACCAGATGGCTGAACACTACGGTGTTCCGGTTATCCTGCACACTGACCACTGCGCGAAGAAACTGCTGCCGTGGATCGACGGTCTGCTGGACGCGGGCGAAAAACACTTCGCAGCAACCGGCAAACCGCTGTTCTCTTCTCACATGATCGACCTGTCTGAAGAGTCTCTGGAAGAGAACATCGAAATTTGCTCCAAATACCTGGCGCGCATGTCCAAAATGGGCATGACTCTGGAAATCGAACTGGGTTGCACCGGTGGCGAAGAAGATGGCGTGGACAACAGCCACATGGACGCTTCTGCACTGTACACCCAGCCGGAAGACGTTGATTACGCATACACCGAGCTGAGCAAAATCAGCCCGCGTTTCACCATCGCAGCTTCCTTCGGTAACGTACACGGCGTTTACAAGCCGGGTAACGTCGTTCTGACCCCGACCATCCTGCGCGACTCTCAGGACTATGTTTCTAAGAAACATAACCTGCCGCACAACAGCCTGAACTTCGTCTTCCACGGCGGTTCCGGTTCTACTGCTCAGGAAATCAAAGACTCCGTAAGCTACGGCGTAGTGAAAATGAACATCGATACCGATACCCAATGGGCTACCTGGGAAGGCGTTCTGAACTACTACAAAGCAAACGAAGCTTACCTGCAGGGCCAGTTGGGTAACCCGAAAGGCGAAGATCAGCCGAACAAGAAATACTACGATCCGCGCGTATGGCTGCGTGCTGGTCAGGCAACCATGATCACCCGTCTGGAACAGGCTTTCAAAGAACTGAACGCGGTTGACGTTCTGTAA